One Rosa chinensis cultivar Old Blush chromosome 3, RchiOBHm-V2, whole genome shotgun sequence DNA window includes the following coding sequences:
- the LOC112195115 gene encoding F-box protein SKIP24 isoform X5 has product MSVLPDELWRRVFEIGGFSYKDLCCVSITCKRFRRLSDEDHLWSHLLSSDFPLVASHPSSSSVSSKSLYKLRFERDRDKKIAAHQRALLRKESQIIEHLRKLRDIESRLAQETHKMQGTLVDLSNFHQVRQASLALNVWQPEIIRGRQKQIVEQCVVSTESRLHALEMELRLCKQQISGLEKAKMRSTGLVWLKKSCNR; this is encoded by the exons ATGTCAGTTCTCCCAGACGAGCTCTGGAGGCGAGTCTTCGAAATCGGCGGGTTCAGCTACAAAGATCTCTGCTGTGTATCTATCACCTGCAAGCGCTTCCGCCGATTATCCGATGAGGACCATCTCTGGTCGCACCTCCTCTCCTCGGATTTCCCCCTTGTCGCTTCTCATCCCTCTTCTTCCTCAGTCAGCTCTAAATCTCTCTATAAACTCAG GTTTGAGAGAGATAGGGATAAGAAAATAGCGGCCCATCAACGAGCGCTGTTGCGGAAGGAGAGCCAGATTATTGAACATTTAAGAAAGCTCCGGGACATAGAGAGCCGATTGGCCCAAGAGACCCACAAAATGCAAGGGACTCTTGTTGACCTCTCCAATTTTCACCAGGTCAG GCAAGCTTCACTAGCATTGAATGTCTGGCAGCCAGAGATAATTAGGGGCCGACAAAAACAAATAGTGGAGCAATGTGTTGTATCGACTGAGTCTCGGCTCCATGCCCTTGAAATGGAGCTTAGGCTGTGCAAACAGCAGATTTCAGGGTTAGAAAAGGC AAAGATGAGAAGCACAGGCTTGGTTTGGCTGAAGAAGAGTTGCAATCGATGA
- the LOC112195115 gene encoding F-box protein SKIP24 isoform X2 — protein MSVLPDELWRRVFEIGGFSYKDLCCVSITCKRFRRLSDEDHLWSHLLSSDFPLVASHPSSSSVSSKSLYKLRFERDRDKKIAAHQRALLRKESQIIEHLRKLRDIESRLAQETHKMQGTLVDLSNFHQVRQASLALNVWQPEIIRGRQKQIVEQCVVSTESRLHALEMELRLCKQQISGLEKAYKDEKHRLGLAEEELQSMRYHPLRDHRPLSSGDAQCTSKSKKLKRCMDKKTPVWNPSKTT, from the exons ATGTCAGTTCTCCCAGACGAGCTCTGGAGGCGAGTCTTCGAAATCGGCGGGTTCAGCTACAAAGATCTCTGCTGTGTATCTATCACCTGCAAGCGCTTCCGCCGATTATCCGATGAGGACCATCTCTGGTCGCACCTCCTCTCCTCGGATTTCCCCCTTGTCGCTTCTCATCCCTCTTCTTCCTCAGTCAGCTCTAAATCTCTCTATAAACTCAG GTTTGAGAGAGATAGGGATAAGAAAATAGCGGCCCATCAACGAGCGCTGTTGCGGAAGGAGAGCCAGATTATTGAACATTTAAGAAAGCTCCGGGACATAGAGAGCCGATTGGCCCAAGAGACCCACAAAATGCAAGGGACTCTTGTTGACCTCTCCAATTTTCACCAGGTCAG GCAAGCTTCACTAGCATTGAATGTCTGGCAGCCAGAGATAATTAGGGGCCGACAAAAACAAATAGTGGAGCAATGTGTTGTATCGACTGAGTCTCGGCTCCATGCCCTTGAAATGGAGCTTAGGCTGTGCAAACAGCAGATTTCAGGGTTAGAAAAGGCGTAT AAAGATGAGAAGCACAGGCTTGGTTTGGCTGAAGAAGAGTTGCAATCGATGAGATATCACCCTTTACGAGATCATAGGCCACTGAGTTCAGGGGACGCTCAATGTACTAGCAAAAGCAAAAAGTTGAAAAGAT
- the LOC112195115 gene encoding F-box protein SKIP24 isoform X3 translates to MSVLPDELWRRVFEIGGFSYKDLCCVSITCKRFRRLSDEDHLWSHLLSSDFPLVASHPSSSSVSSKSLYKLRFERDRDKKIAAHQRALLRKESQIIEHLRKLRDIESRLAQETHKMQGTLVDLSNFHQVRQASLALNVWQPEIIRGRQKQIVEQCVVSTESRLHALEMELRLCKQQISGLEKAYKDEKHRLGLAEEELQSMRYHPLRDHRPLSSGDAQCTSKSKKLKRFHGQGRKS, encoded by the exons ATGTCAGTTCTCCCAGACGAGCTCTGGAGGCGAGTCTTCGAAATCGGCGGGTTCAGCTACAAAGATCTCTGCTGTGTATCTATCACCTGCAAGCGCTTCCGCCGATTATCCGATGAGGACCATCTCTGGTCGCACCTCCTCTCCTCGGATTTCCCCCTTGTCGCTTCTCATCCCTCTTCTTCCTCAGTCAGCTCTAAATCTCTCTATAAACTCAG GTTTGAGAGAGATAGGGATAAGAAAATAGCGGCCCATCAACGAGCGCTGTTGCGGAAGGAGAGCCAGATTATTGAACATTTAAGAAAGCTCCGGGACATAGAGAGCCGATTGGCCCAAGAGACCCACAAAATGCAAGGGACTCTTGTTGACCTCTCCAATTTTCACCAGGTCAG GCAAGCTTCACTAGCATTGAATGTCTGGCAGCCAGAGATAATTAGGGGCCGACAAAAACAAATAGTGGAGCAATGTGTTGTATCGACTGAGTCTCGGCTCCATGCCCTTGAAATGGAGCTTAGGCTGTGCAAACAGCAGATTTCAGGGTTAGAAAAGGCGTAT AAAGATGAGAAGCACAGGCTTGGTTTGGCTGAAGAAGAGTTGCAATCGATGAGATATCACCCTTTACGAGATCATAGGCCACTGAGTTCAGGGGACGCTCAATGTACTAGCAAAAGCAAAAAGTTGAAAAGAT
- the LOC112195115 gene encoding F-box protein SKIP24 isoform X4, translated as MSVLPDELWRRVFEIGGFSYKDLCCVSITCKRFRRLSDEDHLWSHLLSSDFPLVASHPSSSSVSSKSLYKLRFERDRDKKIAAHQRALLRKESQIIEHLRKLRDIESRLAQETHKMQGTLVDLSNFHQVRQASLALNVWQPEIIRGRQKQIVEQCVVSTESRLHALEMELRLCKQQISGLEKAYKDEKHRLGLAEEELQSMRYHPLRDHRPLSSGDAQCTSKSKKLKRCK; from the exons ATGTCAGTTCTCCCAGACGAGCTCTGGAGGCGAGTCTTCGAAATCGGCGGGTTCAGCTACAAAGATCTCTGCTGTGTATCTATCACCTGCAAGCGCTTCCGCCGATTATCCGATGAGGACCATCTCTGGTCGCACCTCCTCTCCTCGGATTTCCCCCTTGTCGCTTCTCATCCCTCTTCTTCCTCAGTCAGCTCTAAATCTCTCTATAAACTCAG GTTTGAGAGAGATAGGGATAAGAAAATAGCGGCCCATCAACGAGCGCTGTTGCGGAAGGAGAGCCAGATTATTGAACATTTAAGAAAGCTCCGGGACATAGAGAGCCGATTGGCCCAAGAGACCCACAAAATGCAAGGGACTCTTGTTGACCTCTCCAATTTTCACCAGGTCAG GCAAGCTTCACTAGCATTGAATGTCTGGCAGCCAGAGATAATTAGGGGCCGACAAAAACAAATAGTGGAGCAATGTGTTGTATCGACTGAGTCTCGGCTCCATGCCCTTGAAATGGAGCTTAGGCTGTGCAAACAGCAGATTTCAGGGTTAGAAAAGGCGTAT AAAGATGAGAAGCACAGGCTTGGTTTGGCTGAAGAAGAGTTGCAATCGATGAGATATCACCCTTTACGAGATCATAGGCCACTGAGTTCAGGGGACGCTCAATGTACTAGCAAAAGCAAAAAGTTGAAAAGAT GCAAGTAG
- the LOC112195115 gene encoding F-box protein SKIP24 isoform X1, with the protein MSVLPDELWRRVFEIGGFSYKDLCCVSITCKRFRRLSDEDHLWSHLLSSDFPLVASHPSSSSVSSKSLYKLRFERDRDKKIAAHQRALLRKESQIIEHLRKLRDIESRLAQETHKMQGTLVDLSNFHQVRQASLALNVWQPEIIRGRQKQIVEQCVVSTESRLHALEMELRLCKQQISGLEKAYKDEKHRLGLAEEELQSMRYHPLRDHRPLSSGDAQCTSKSKKLKRCKGQSFACSCFQSHSFLLLSSPIKLLFFCSVGLNFDI; encoded by the exons ATGTCAGTTCTCCCAGACGAGCTCTGGAGGCGAGTCTTCGAAATCGGCGGGTTCAGCTACAAAGATCTCTGCTGTGTATCTATCACCTGCAAGCGCTTCCGCCGATTATCCGATGAGGACCATCTCTGGTCGCACCTCCTCTCCTCGGATTTCCCCCTTGTCGCTTCTCATCCCTCTTCTTCCTCAGTCAGCTCTAAATCTCTCTATAAACTCAG GTTTGAGAGAGATAGGGATAAGAAAATAGCGGCCCATCAACGAGCGCTGTTGCGGAAGGAGAGCCAGATTATTGAACATTTAAGAAAGCTCCGGGACATAGAGAGCCGATTGGCCCAAGAGACCCACAAAATGCAAGGGACTCTTGTTGACCTCTCCAATTTTCACCAGGTCAG GCAAGCTTCACTAGCATTGAATGTCTGGCAGCCAGAGATAATTAGGGGCCGACAAAAACAAATAGTGGAGCAATGTGTTGTATCGACTGAGTCTCGGCTCCATGCCCTTGAAATGGAGCTTAGGCTGTGCAAACAGCAGATTTCAGGGTTAGAAAAGGCGTAT AAAGATGAGAAGCACAGGCTTGGTTTGGCTGAAGAAGAGTTGCAATCGATGAGATATCACCCTTTACGAGATCATAGGCCACTGAGTTCAGGGGACGCTCAATGTACTAGCAAAAGCAAAAAGTTGAAAAGATGTAAGGGTCAAAGTTTTGCTTGTAGCTGTTTTCAATCTCAttcctttcttttattgtcttcACCTATAaagcttcttttcttttgttctgtTGGCCTTAATTTTgatatttga